One window of the Acaryochloris sp. CCMEE 5410 genome contains the following:
- the rpsQ gene encoding 30S ribosomal protein S17, with protein MAIKERIGVVVSDKMDKTVVVAVSNRVPHKKYGKIVGQTRRYKAHDEENACHVGDRVRIRESRPLSRTKRWAVTDVLVAANRP; from the coding sequence ATGGCTATTAAGGAAAGAATTGGGGTTGTGGTCAGCGACAAAATGGACAAGACGGTGGTCGTCGCCGTGTCCAACCGCGTCCCCCATAAAAAGTATGGAAAAATCGTGGGTCAGACCCGTCGGTATAAGGCACATGACGAAGAGAATGCCTGCCATGTCGGTGACCGCGTACGCATCCGAGAATCCCGTCCCCTCAGTCGTACAAAGCGATGGGCGGTAACAGATGTTTTAGTGGCTGCTAATCGACCCTAG
- the rpmC gene encoding 50S ribosomal protein L29 encodes MALSKMADLKDLSVGEIDAKVQELKKELFDLRFQKATKETIQPHRFKHIRHEIAQLLTLKQQQS; translated from the coding sequence ATGGCATTGTCAAAAATGGCTGATTTGAAAGACCTTTCTGTGGGTGAGATCGATGCCAAGGTTCAAGAATTAAAGAAAGAACTCTTTGATCTACGATTCCAAAAAGCAACCAAGGAAACGATTCAACCGCATCGATTCAAGCACATACGGCATGAGATTGCCCAACTCTTAACTTTAAAACAGCAGCAAAGTTAG
- the rplP gene encoding 50S ribosomal protein L16 — MLSPRKTKFRKQHRGRMRGKATRGNTLSFGDYGLQALEPSWITSRQIEAGRRAMTRYVRRGGKIWIRIFPDKPVTMRPAETRMGSGKGAPEYWVAVVKPGRIMYEMNGVPESTAREAMRLAAFKMPIKTKFVARPKEES; from the coding sequence ATGTTAAGTCCCAGAAAAACGAAATTTCGTAAGCAACACCGGGGCCGTATGCGCGGTAAAGCCACTCGAGGGAACACCCTCAGCTTCGGTGATTACGGTCTTCAAGCCCTTGAGCCTTCCTGGATTACCTCACGTCAGATTGAAGCCGGACGACGAGCCATGACCCGCTACGTCCGTCGGGGTGGAAAGATTTGGATTCGTATCTTCCCAGACAAGCCGGTTACCATGCGTCCTGCAGAAACCCGGATGGGTTCTGGTAAGGGTGCGCCTGAGTATTGGGTGGCCGTAGTCAAGCCAGGTCGTATTATGTATGAAATGAATGGTGTCCCTGAGTCAACCGCTCGGGAAGCCATGAGATTGGCAGCCTTCAAAATGCCCATCAAAACCAAGTTCGTTGCCCGCCCAAAGGAGGAATCTTAA
- the rpsC gene encoding 30S ribosomal protein S3: protein MGQKIHPTGFRLGITQDHWSRWFADTDRYPELLQEDFKVRNYVNKNLSNAGIAGVRIERKADQIDLEVRTARPGVVVGRGGSGIESLRVGLQKELGDDRPIRINVVEVARVDAEATLIAEYIVQQLVRRVSFRRVVRQAIQRAQRAGVEGIKIQVGGRLNGAEIARSEWTREGRVPLHTLRANIDYSYRTASTTYGILGVKVWVFKGEVIPGADEQPTNREPQQRRRQQQRRRQQFEDRSE from the coding sequence GTGGGACAAAAGATTCATCCAACCGGTTTTAGACTAGGGATCACACAAGATCACTGGTCGCGCTGGTTTGCCGATACCGATCGTTACCCCGAACTCCTTCAAGAGGACTTTAAAGTTCGCAATTACGTCAACAAAAATCTGAGCAATGCTGGCATCGCTGGCGTGCGCATCGAGCGCAAGGCTGATCAGATTGACTTGGAAGTGCGAACAGCTCGCCCCGGCGTAGTCGTGGGCCGAGGCGGCAGTGGTATCGAGTCCCTCCGAGTCGGTCTTCAAAAAGAGCTGGGGGATGATCGTCCCATTCGCATCAATGTCGTCGAAGTGGCTCGCGTCGATGCCGAAGCAACCTTGATTGCTGAATATATTGTCCAGCAGTTGGTCCGTCGAGTCTCCTTCCGTCGGGTGGTGCGTCAAGCCATTCAACGGGCGCAACGCGCTGGCGTCGAAGGCATCAAGATTCAAGTGGGTGGTCGCCTTAACGGTGCTGAAATTGCCCGGAGTGAATGGACCCGTGAAGGTAGAGTGCCTCTACATACCTTACGTGCCAACATTGACTATTCCTACCGTACTGCCAGCACCACCTACGGGATTTTAGGTGTGAAAGTTTGGGTCTTTAAAGGTGAAGTCATCCCCGGCGCAGATGAACAGCCCACCAACCGCGAACCTCAACAGCGACGACGTCAGCAACAGCGACGACGCCAGCAGTTTGAAGATCGTTCTGAATAA
- the rplV gene encoding 50S ribosomal protein L22 encodes MTTQLKDINGAYAKAKYIRMSPRKVRRVLDQIRGRSYREALIVLEFMPYRACEPVLKVLRSAVANAETNRGLDPVDLVVSHAYADQGPRLKRFRPRAQGRAYQIQKPTCHITIAVSAEAS; translated from the coding sequence ATGACAACGCAACTCAAAGATATCAACGGCGCATACGCTAAAGCAAAATATATCCGCATGTCTCCTCGGAAAGTGCGCCGGGTTTTGGATCAAATTCGAGGCCGGAGCTATCGAGAAGCCCTGATTGTTCTCGAATTTATGCCTTACCGAGCCTGTGAGCCAGTCTTAAAGGTGTTACGTTCGGCGGTGGCCAATGCCGAAACCAACCGCGGATTGGACCCTGTAGATCTCGTAGTCAGTCATGCCTATGCGGATCAAGGTCCTCGCTTAAAGCGGTTTCGCCCTCGTGCCCAAGGACGGGCCTATCAAATTCAAAAGCCGACCTGCCATATCACCATTGCGGTGAGTGCTGAGGCTAGCTAA
- the rpsS gene encoding 30S ribosomal protein S19: MSRSLKKGPFVADHLLTKVENLNEKGEKQVIKTWSRASTIIPQMIGHTIAVHNGRQHVPVYVSEQMVGHKLGEFAPTRTFKSHSKGDKKARM; this comes from the coding sequence ATGTCTCGTTCTCTGAAAAAAGGCCCCTTCGTTGCTGACCATCTTTTAACCAAGGTGGAAAATCTCAACGAAAAAGGCGAAAAGCAAGTTATTAAAACCTGGTCACGGGCATCCACTATCATCCCGCAAATGATTGGTCACACAATTGCCGTCCACAATGGTCGTCAGCACGTACCGGTTTACGTCAGTGAACAGATGGTGGGACATAAGCTGGGTGAGTTTGCCCCCACTCGCACCTTTAAAAGCCATTCCAAAGGCGACAAAAAAGCACGGATGTAG
- the rplB gene encoding 50S ribosomal protein L2, with the protein MGIRYYRPYTAGTRQKTSSDFAEITRDRPEKSLVKAKHRAKGRNNRGVITSRRRGGGHKRRYRIIDFYRNKLGVPGTIATVEYDPNRNARIALVNYKDGEKRYILHPRNVQVGTTIVAGPDAPIEVGNALPLERIPLGTEVHNVELIPGKGGQLARAAGALAQVVAKEGKMVTLKLPSGEVRLFQKECYATIGQVGNVESNNITIGKAGRNRWKARRPKVRGSVMNPVDHPHGGGEGRAPIGRSGPVTPWGKPTLGYKTRKKKKQSNKLIVRRRRRSSKRSRGGRQS; encoded by the coding sequence ATGGGCATCCGCTATTACAGACCTTATACCGCTGGAACTCGCCAAAAGACGAGTTCTGACTTCGCCGAGATCACCCGCGATCGGCCCGAAAAATCCTTGGTCAAAGCCAAGCATCGAGCCAAAGGTCGCAACAATCGAGGAGTCATTACCAGTCGGCGACGAGGAGGCGGTCACAAACGTCGCTATCGGATCATCGACTTCTATCGCAATAAGCTAGGTGTCCCTGGCACCATTGCTACCGTTGAATACGATCCCAATCGCAATGCTCGCATTGCCTTGGTCAACTATAAAGACGGCGAGAAGCGCTACATCCTCCATCCCCGTAACGTTCAGGTGGGTACCACCATCGTTGCTGGACCTGACGCCCCCATCGAAGTGGGTAATGCGCTACCCCTAGAAAGAATCCCTCTAGGTACTGAAGTTCACAATGTTGAACTGATTCCTGGGAAAGGGGGGCAACTGGCCCGTGCTGCTGGAGCCTTGGCCCAAGTCGTTGCGAAAGAAGGGAAAATGGTCACCCTCAAGCTACCTTCTGGGGAAGTCCGTCTTTTCCAGAAAGAGTGCTACGCCACCATCGGCCAAGTTGGTAACGTCGAGTCCAACAACATCACCATCGGTAAAGCCGGTCGAAATCGTTGGAAAGCTCGCCGTCCTAAGGTCAGAGGATCGGTGATGAACCCCGTGGATCACCCCCATGGTGGAGGTGAAGGACGGGCACCCATCGGTCGCAGCGGTCCTGTCACTCCTTGGGGTAAACCCACCTTGGGTTATAAGACCCGGAAGAAGAAGAAGCAGAGCAACAAGTTGATTGTCCGTCGCCGCCGCCGTTCTTCCAAGCGGAGTCGGGGTGGTCGCCAGTCTTAA
- a CDS encoding 50S ribosomal protein L23, which produces MTKVTPTSLADLIRRPIVTEKATLLLENNQYVFEVDPRATKPQIKAAIEELFEVKVTGISTSNMPIKKKRIGKFIGHKAQYKRATVTLAPEFTINLFPEV; this is translated from the coding sequence GTGACTAAGGTAACACCCACCAGTTTAGCCGACTTAATTCGGCGGCCCATCGTTACTGAAAAAGCCACCTTACTTCTGGAAAACAACCAGTACGTATTTGAGGTCGATCCCAGAGCGACCAAACCTCAAATCAAAGCTGCGATTGAAGAGCTTTTCGAAGTCAAAGTGACAGGCATTTCCACCAGCAACATGCCGATCAAAAAGAAGCGCATCGGCAAGTTTATCGGTCATAAAGCTCAATACAAACGGGCGACCGTCACCCTTGCACCGGAATTCACCATTAACCTGTTCCCAGAAGTTTAA
- the rplD gene encoding 50S ribosomal protein L4 yields MVNCVVRNWQGEDAGQAELDLKVANEENAAHIVHRALRRQMNNARQGTASSKTRSEVRGGGRKPWRQKGTGRARAGSSRSPLWRGGGVIFGPKPRSYSTKMNRKERRLALRTAFASRAEDLVVVEDFGDNLSRPKTKDLLEAMGRWGVNADSKTLLILADKHDTIYLSARNVEKLKLILASNLNVYDLLAADQIVATQSAIAKIQEVYSD; encoded by the coding sequence ATGGTTAATTGTGTAGTAAGAAATTGGCAAGGAGAGGACGCAGGTCAAGCAGAACTTGATCTGAAAGTCGCCAACGAAGAGAATGCGGCTCATATCGTGCACCGCGCCCTCCGCCGTCAAATGAACAATGCCCGTCAGGGAACCGCCTCTAGTAAGACCCGCTCTGAAGTGCGCGGGGGTGGACGCAAGCCCTGGCGACAAAAAGGGACCGGTCGCGCTCGTGCAGGTTCCAGCCGTTCTCCCCTTTGGCGGGGTGGTGGTGTCATCTTTGGCCCCAAGCCTCGGAGCTATTCCACCAAGATGAATCGCAAAGAGCGACGGTTAGCCTTGAGAACCGCCTTTGCTAGCCGAGCTGAAGACTTGGTTGTAGTAGAAGATTTTGGCGATAACCTCTCTCGGCCCAAGACCAAAGATTTGCTAGAAGCAATGGGGCGTTGGGGTGTAAACGCAGACTCTAAGACCCTGCTGATTTTGGCAGACAAACATGACACTATCTATCTGTCTGCCCGCAACGTAGAAAAGCTGAAGCTGATTTTAGCCAGCAACTTAAATGTCTACGATTTGCTAGCAGCAGACCAGATTGTGGCAACCCAATCTGCGATCGCAAAAATTCAGGAGGTTTACAGTGACTAA
- the rplC gene encoding 50S ribosomal protein L3, translating into MSVGILGTKLGMTQVFDEAGRSIPVTVVQAGPCPVTQIKTAQTDGYTAIQIGYGSTTEKALTRPELGHLKKSGSTPVRHLQEYRLADVSEYELGQSISADLFSEGQLVDISGTSIGRGFAGYQKRHNFRRGPMGHGSKNHRAPGSTGAGTTPGRIYPGKRMAGQMGNVKKTIRKLTVVRVDAERNVLLIKGSVPGKPGALLNIQPATIVGES; encoded by the coding sequence GTGTCTGTCGGTATTCTAGGAACAAAACTGGGAATGACCCAGGTTTTTGATGAAGCGGGTCGTTCGATTCCAGTCACCGTCGTTCAGGCGGGTCCCTGTCCGGTCACCCAGATCAAAACAGCCCAGACGGATGGCTACACCGCCATTCAGATTGGCTATGGCAGCACCACTGAAAAAGCATTAACACGTCCCGAATTAGGACACCTGAAAAAATCCGGTTCTACTCCTGTGAGACATCTGCAAGAGTACCGTCTCGCTGATGTCAGTGAGTATGAGCTTGGGCAAAGTATTTCCGCCGATCTCTTTTCCGAAGGCCAGCTGGTTGATATTTCCGGTACAAGCATCGGTCGTGGTTTCGCGGGTTACCAAAAACGCCACAATTTCCGACGAGGCCCCATGGGTCACGGTTCTAAAAACCACCGCGCACCGGGTTCAACGGGTGCAGGTACGACCCCTGGCCGCATCTATCCTGGTAAGCGAATGGCCGGGCAAATGGGGAACGTCAAAAAAACCATTCGCAAATTGACCGTTGTGCGGGTAGATGCCGAGCGCAACGTTTTGTTGATCAAGGGTTCAGTTCCCGGCAAGCCTGGTGCTTTGCTTAACATTCAGCCTGCCACCATTGTGGGCGAAAGCTAG
- a CDS encoding DUF29 domain-containing protein yields MTSTQLPNSEQSSDNHRPIRNDGLVHQQLYETDFVEWINQAVVLLKQSKFSELDLENLIEEVESWGRSEKNVLRSNLRILLLHLLKWQYQPGKQSGSWRRSIREHRIRIQEAFTDSPSLKNYYIDSFGESYRKARQLAADETGLGISTFPTESPYTPEQVLESEFLPEVQGISA; encoded by the coding sequence ATGACGAGCACCCAACTCCCTAACTCAGAACAATCCAGCGATAACCACAGACCGATCAGGAATGATGGCCTAGTTCATCAGCAGTTATATGAAACTGACTTTGTTGAGTGGATCAATCAAGCAGTTGTATTGCTCAAGCAAAGTAAATTTAGTGAGCTGGATCTTGAAAACCTGATCGAAGAGGTAGAAAGCTGGGGACGCAGCGAAAAGAATGTCCTCAGAAGTAATTTACGCATTCTTTTATTGCACCTATTAAAGTGGCAATACCAACCCGGCAAACAGAGCGGCAGCTGGCGAAGGAGTATCAGAGAACATCGCATCCGCATCCAAGAAGCCTTTACGGATAGTCCGAGCTTGAAAAATTACTATATAGATAGCTTTGGAGAAAGCTACAGAAAAGCACGACAGCTAGCGGCCGATGAAACAGGGCTAGGTATCAGCACATTCCCCACGGAGAGTCCTTATACACCCGAGCAAGTTCTAGAGAGTGAATTTCTACCAGAAGTGCAAGGTATAAGTGCATGA
- a CDS encoding thioesterase domain-containing protein, which yields MTSDCTAVEQYLHEHIPISAAMAVTVTAIHPQVILSVPLQPNINHRQTGFGGSISTLGILSAWTFVHTRLQPLSKPYRIVIQDNSVEYLQPVTSDFEARCTPPPAETWQRFLKILQRKGKSRIQLTAEIYAADQLVGTFTGNYVALDIQRA from the coding sequence GTGACTTCAGACTGTACAGCAGTAGAACAATATCTCCACGAACATATTCCAATCTCGGCAGCCATGGCCGTAACCGTCACTGCCATACATCCTCAAGTTATCTTGTCCGTTCCTCTCCAACCAAATATCAATCATCGTCAGACTGGCTTTGGGGGTAGTATTTCAACCCTAGGAATCTTGTCGGCTTGGACTTTTGTCCATACTCGGCTTCAACCTCTATCAAAGCCTTACAGAATCGTCATCCAAGATAACAGCGTGGAATACCTACAGCCTGTCACCAGTGACTTTGAAGCAAGATGCACACCACCCCCAGCAGAAACATGGCAACGGTTTCTCAAAATCCTGCAAAGAAAGGGCAAAAGTCGAATCCAACTAACCGCTGAAATCTATGCAGCGGATCAATTAGTCGGCACATTCACAGGTAACTACGTCGCTTTGGACATCCAAAGGGCTTAA
- a CDS encoding ABC transporter substrate-binding protein, protein MLQKNHPYPALLKSIGRCLGIVLCTVLLSVSYITPAQAEPITLSFLVAAFEVPVWKPLIAEFEAQHPDIHIEVIEGPSTSNIVEDLYVSAFLLGNAPYDLVYMDITWVAKFAAAGWLQDLSSRVTSEQEAQFLPGAWSGGKFQDKLYRYPAVRADVGALYYRQDLLDQYGYSPPETFADLIQMSQNLQAQGIPWGFLWPGKQTEGTTAMFLEVLSGFGGYWIDPETLAVGLDTEDAVTALAFLVNTLTEGLSPPGTVSYQEEENRRLFQNGQAVFMRNWPYAWSLINAPTSSVQGKVGIHTMVSQSNQLAQACQGGWGWGIATTSPYPEEAWQVIQFFSSEAAQQQVVQQFGYLPTLKSLYADPNILAQYPHFALLREIQEQTVLRPAIAQYDQASDILQRYLNAAFTQQLSPKAAMVAAARETRQLLAH, encoded by the coding sequence ATGCTGCAGAAAAATCATCCGTACCCAGCACTGCTCAAGTCCATTGGCAGATGTCTGGGTATTGTTTTATGCACCGTACTGTTGAGCGTTTCTTATATCACTCCAGCCCAGGCGGAACCCATCACCCTTAGCTTTCTGGTCGCTGCCTTTGAAGTCCCCGTCTGGAAACCGCTGATCGCTGAGTTTGAAGCCCAGCATCCCGATATTCATATTGAAGTGATCGAAGGTCCCAGCACCTCTAATATTGTCGAAGACCTCTACGTTTCAGCGTTTCTGTTGGGCAACGCGCCTTACGATCTGGTCTATATGGATATCACCTGGGTGGCTAAGTTTGCGGCTGCAGGATGGCTACAGGATCTATCCTCACGAGTCACTTCTGAACAGGAAGCCCAGTTTTTACCCGGTGCTTGGTCAGGCGGGAAATTCCAGGACAAACTTTATCGCTACCCTGCCGTACGAGCAGATGTAGGGGCCTTGTATTATCGCCAAGATTTACTCGATCAGTATGGCTATTCTCCCCCTGAGACCTTTGCTGACTTGATCCAGATGTCCCAAAACTTGCAAGCCCAAGGCATTCCTTGGGGCTTTTTATGGCCAGGCAAACAGACCGAAGGCACAACCGCTATGTTTTTGGAGGTATTGTCAGGGTTTGGCGGTTATTGGATTGATCCAGAAACGTTGGCAGTGGGGTTGGATACAGAAGATGCAGTTACAGCCTTAGCCTTCCTCGTCAACACCCTGACAGAGGGCCTTTCACCACCCGGCACCGTCAGCTATCAAGAAGAAGAAAACCGCCGACTCTTTCAAAATGGGCAAGCCGTCTTTATGCGTAACTGGCCCTATGCCTGGTCTTTGATCAACGCTCCCACTTCTTCAGTCCAAGGCAAAGTCGGCATTCACACGATGGTGTCTCAATCGAATCAACTTGCACAGGCCTGCCAAGGCGGTTGGGGTTGGGGGATTGCCACCACTAGTCCCTATCCCGAAGAAGCCTGGCAAGTGATTCAGTTTTTCTCTAGCGAAGCAGCTCAACAGCAGGTGGTCCAACAGTTTGGATATCTACCCACTCTCAAATCTCTCTATGCCGATCCAAATATTTTGGCCCAGTATCCTCATTTCGCCCTACTCCGAGAGATTCAGGAACAGACTGTCTTGCGCCCTGCCATTGCTCAATACGATCAGGCTTCAGATATCCTGCAACGGTATCTCAATGCAGCATTTACCCAACAGCTCAGTCCCAAAGCAGCCATGGTCGCTGCTGCAAGAGAAACCCGTCAATTACTGGCTCACTGA
- a CDS encoding DUF2085 domain-containing protein: MVRTVERPTQSVEYVKQPRPWRSIIADVILVGLVSGPLAAPFLASTGLPILPQIASIIYFMGDHVCPQPEMGLALMPPYLMAVCMRCFGTLMGLVTMRYLFSVNQGQAPYWLNRYGLPGLVLTIGLCLVYPFELYAQSWGWWEYNNFVVTLFGLVSGLGLGAYIMPPLHRAPRT; encoded by the coding sequence ATGGTACGGACAGTGGAACGGCCCACCCAATCAGTGGAGTACGTCAAACAACCTCGTCCCTGGCGCAGCATCATTGCCGACGTCATCTTAGTGGGATTAGTGTCTGGCCCACTGGCCGCTCCCTTCCTAGCATCCACCGGGTTACCCATCCTGCCTCAGATCGCCAGCATCATCTACTTTATGGGCGATCATGTTTGTCCCCAACCCGAAATGGGATTAGCGCTAATGCCGCCCTATCTGATGGCCGTCTGTATGCGCTGTTTCGGCACCCTAATGGGACTAGTAACCATGCGCTATCTGTTCTCCGTTAATCAAGGCCAAGCCCCCTATTGGCTGAATCGATATGGTTTACCTGGTTTGGTTCTGACCATTGGCCTCTGTTTGGTCTATCCCTTTGAACTCTATGCCCAGTCTTGGGGGTGGTGGGAATACAACAACTTCGTGGTCACACTGTTTGGCCTAGTTTCAGGGCTTGGGCTGGGAGCCTACATCATGCCGCCCCTTCATCGTGCTCCTCGCACCTAA
- the cobO gene encoding cob(I)yrinic acid a,c-diamide adenosyltransferase yields MTQSASSTSSSPDTQLTAEQHQQKMQRRKQVQDQRVAERSQEKGLVIVHTGNGKGKTTAALGMVMRSLGHGYKVAIVQFIKGAWEPAEKAVLGNWPDQLVFHAMGEGFTWETQDRERDTAKAQAAWEQALSYIQNPDYRLVLLDEVNIALKHGYLDGATVIAGLQSKPADTHVILTGRGAPKELIDQADLVTEMTLVKHPFREQGVKAQPGIEF; encoded by the coding sequence ATGACTCAATCGGCCTCTTCCACCTCATCATCCCCTGATACACAACTCACGGCAGAACAGCATCAGCAGAAAATGCAGCGCCGCAAACAGGTACAGGATCAGCGGGTTGCTGAGCGATCGCAAGAGAAAGGCTTAGTCATTGTCCATACGGGAAACGGTAAAGGCAAAACCACCGCCGCCTTAGGCATGGTCATGAGATCTCTAGGGCATGGATATAAAGTCGCCATTGTTCAGTTCATCAAAGGGGCTTGGGAACCTGCCGAAAAAGCTGTCCTAGGAAACTGGCCCGATCAGCTTGTGTTTCATGCCATGGGTGAAGGATTTACCTGGGAGACCCAAGATCGCGAGCGTGACACCGCCAAAGCCCAAGCCGCCTGGGAACAAGCCCTGTCTTATATCCAGAATCCTGACTATCGCCTCGTTCTCCTGGATGAAGTCAATATTGCCCTTAAGCATGGCTACTTGGATGGTGCAACCGTCATCGCTGGGTTGCAGTCCAAGCCCGCCGACACCCACGTTATCCTCACCGGGCGAGGAGCCCCCAAAGAATTAATCGACCAGGCCGATTTAGTCACAGAGATGACTCTGGTCAAACATCCTTTCCGCGAACAAGGCGTGAAAGCCCAACCTGGTATCGAATTTTAG
- the cobJ gene encoding precorrin-3B C(17)-methyltransferase, translating into MSQRLFQTFQPLATIATTPNAVRTLQPLCQQTKATLWVPASLAHIPNTQVYRGSLKDHLHTLWNDHQGLIFCLATGAVVRLIAPLLTDKSQDPAVVVLDEPGQFVISLCSGHLGKADQLTQLLAQQIGATPILTGASNAANLPSIDTLGVPFGWQRGTGDWNAIAGAIARGETVTVHQAAGSELWQGHLPPSHTYQFVTDTEAPQIWISPKVQSADHPSVQWHPRVLWVGMGCERSTSQQLMEQALHQVCEQHQLAWEAIAGVATLDLKADEVGLVDLCQQANWPLECYSPEDLKAVAVPTPSNVVKAEVGTPSVAEAAALKAAQQTTLLVTKQIFKDPAQPGAVTVAIAQAEQEYTERTGQLLLVGTGPGALEQMTPAAKTAITQADVVIGYTLYVDLVRSQFRPGQIIEPSPITQERQRAQRAIDLAQWGLTVAVISSGDAGIYGMAGLVMEALQQNGWDGQTPAVQIFPGISALQAAASQVGTPLMHDFCAISLSDLLTPWPVIEKRLEAAAAADFVMALYNPRSQKRIEHLLKAQQICLQYRDPQTPVAVVRSVYRPDQTTHLGTLAELDTLPVDMLSTVIIGNATTRFHQDWMITPRGYFPPSNSST; encoded by the coding sequence TTGAGTCAACGTTTGTTTCAAACCTTCCAGCCTTTAGCCACCATCGCCACCACCCCAAACGCCGTCCGCACCCTCCAACCTCTCTGCCAGCAGACCAAAGCCACCCTCTGGGTCCCCGCCTCCCTCGCCCATATCCCCAACACACAAGTCTATAGAGGCTCTCTTAAAGACCATCTCCATACCCTGTGGAACGACCACCAGGGGCTAATTTTCTGCCTTGCCACCGGAGCTGTTGTTCGTCTAATCGCCCCCCTCTTAACCGACAAATCCCAAGATCCTGCCGTTGTCGTTCTTGATGAACCCGGCCAATTCGTGATTAGCCTCTGCAGCGGTCACCTGGGAAAAGCCGATCAACTTACCCAGCTCCTCGCCCAACAAATCGGAGCGACCCCTATCCTCACCGGGGCTAGCAATGCCGCTAACTTGCCCAGTATCGATACCCTCGGTGTACCTTTTGGCTGGCAACGAGGGACTGGAGACTGGAACGCTATCGCTGGAGCTATTGCCCGAGGTGAAACCGTCACTGTTCATCAAGCCGCTGGTTCAGAATTATGGCAAGGTCATTTACCCCCATCTCACACCTATCAATTCGTTACCGATACTGAAGCGCCCCAAATTTGGATCAGCCCCAAAGTCCAATCTGCAGACCACCCCTCCGTCCAATGGCATCCCCGCGTTCTCTGGGTAGGCATGGGCTGCGAGCGAAGCACCTCTCAACAGCTGATGGAACAGGCCCTCCACCAAGTCTGTGAACAACATCAACTGGCTTGGGAAGCCATTGCCGGGGTTGCCACCCTAGACCTAAAGGCTGATGAAGTCGGGTTAGTGGATCTCTGCCAACAGGCTAACTGGCCTCTGGAATGCTATTCCCCTGAAGACTTAAAAGCCGTAGCAGTCCCCACCCCTTCCAATGTCGTTAAGGCCGAAGTAGGGACACCCAGCGTTGCTGAAGCCGCTGCCCTCAAAGCTGCCCAGCAAACCACCCTTCTCGTCACCAAGCAAATCTTTAAAGACCCGGCACAACCTGGGGCGGTCACCGTTGCCATTGCTCAAGCTGAGCAAGAATATACCGAGCGTACGGGGCAACTGCTGCTAGTGGGAACGGGGCCTGGTGCCCTAGAGCAAATGACCCCTGCGGCCAAAACGGCCATTACCCAAGCAGATGTGGTGATTGGTTATACCCTCTATGTAGATCTGGTGCGATCGCAGTTTCGTCCTGGTCAAATCATCGAACCATCCCCCATTACCCAAGAACGCCAACGCGCCCAACGGGCCATCGATTTAGCCCAGTGGGGCCTGACGGTTGCAGTGATTTCTTCGGGCGATGCGGGTATCTATGGCATGGCCGGTTTAGTGATGGAAGCGCTCCAGCAGAATGGTTGGGATGGGCAGACCCCAGCCGTCCAAATTTTTCCTGGGATTTCTGCCTTGCAGGCGGCTGCTTCCCAGGTCGGTACGCCTTTAATGCATGACTTTTGCGCCATTAGCCTCAGTGATTTGCTCACCCCCTGGCCCGTGATCGAAAAGCGTCTTGAAGCTGCGGCTGCTGCTGATTTTGTGATGGCACTGTACAATCCGCGATCGCAAAAACGAATCGAACATCTGCTCAAAGCTCAGCAAATCTGTTTGCAATACCGAGATCCACAAACCCCCGTAGCCGTGGTGCGATCGGTGTATCGTCCAGACCAAACGACTCATCTAGGAACATTAGCTGAGCTGGATACGCTGCCCGTAGATATGCTCAGTACCGTGATTATCGGCAATGCCACCACCCGGTTTCACCAGGATTGGATGATTACCCCCAGAGGTTATTTCCCTCCTTCCAATTCCTCGACTTAG